A single Eriocheir sinensis breed Jianghai 21 unplaced genomic scaffold, ASM2467909v1 Scaffold1632, whole genome shotgun sequence DNA region contains:
- the LOC126990424 gene encoding uncharacterized protein LOC126990424 has translation MAKSAAWCLVVLAAVALVVAEADGSPYKRPHYNNQHGGHGSVGIGSVGHGSHSSHGQGFVGLGSVGHGGHGSPFGNGGRGSVGHLGGKLGGHGSSFGHGSFGHLGGRVKGVHGGKHYHHHH, from the coding sequence ATGGCCAAATCAGCAGCGTGGTGCCtggtggtgctggcggcagtGGCACTGGTGGTGGCGGAGGCAGATGGCAGCCCCTACAAGAGGCCACACTACAACAACCAGCATGGCGGTCACGGCTCCGTCGGCATCGGTTCCGTAGGGCACGGCAGCCACTCTTCTCACGGTCAGGGATTCGTCGGGCTGGGCTCTGTCGGGCACGGAGGTCACGGCTCTCCCTTCGGCAACGGCGGCCGCGGTTCCGTCGGTCACCTCGGCGGGAAGCTCGGTGGGCACGGCTCTTCCTTTGGCCACGGCTCTTTCGGACACCTCGGCGGCCGTGTGAAGGGCGTGCACGGCGgcaagcactaccaccaccaccactag